AGACGCGAAACGGCACAAAAAAGCGGCCTTCCCGCAAGGGAAGGCCGCTGAAACGGATGCCAAAGAATCGGAACTAATCCTTCTTGAGCCAGCTCATCATCTCGCGCAGACGACCGCCGACTTCCTCGATCTGGTGCTCGGCGTTCACGCGGCGCATGGTCTTGAGTCCGACCTGACCGGCCTGATTGTCCAGAATGAAGTCACGGGCAAAACGGCCCTGCTGAATGTCCTTGAGCACGCGGCGCATCTCCTCGCGGGTCTCGTCCGTGATGATGCGGGGACCGGTCACGTAATCACCGAACTCGGCGGTGTCGGAGATGGAATAGCGCATCTTGGCCATGCCGCCCTCGTACATCAGGTCGATGATCAGCTTGAGCTCGTGCAGGCATTCGAAGTACGCGACCTCGGGCTGATATCCGGCTTCCACCAGAGTCTCGAAGCCGGCCTTGCACAGTTCGGTCAGACCGCCGCACAGCACGGCCTGCTCGCCGAACAGGTCGGTCTCGGTCTCCTCGCGAAACGTGGTCTCGATAACACCGGAGCGAGTGGCGCCGATGCCCTTGGCGTAGGCCAGAGCAATGTCCATGGCCTTGCCGGACTCGTCCTGTGCAACTGCCACCAGAGCGGGAACAGCGCCGCCCTCGGTGTAGGTGCGGCGAACCAGATGGCCCGGGCCCTTGGGCGCGATCATCATCACGTCAACACCCTTGGGCGCGGTGATCTGCTGGTAGTGGATGTTGAAGCCGTGACCAAAGGCAATCGCATTGCCGGGAACCAGATTGGGCTGAATGTCCTTTCTGAACACATCGGCCTGATACTGGTCGGGCAGCAGAATCATGATCAAGTCCGCCTGCTTGGAAGCATCGGCAACGCTCATGGGCTCGAAGCCGTGCTCCTTGGCCAGATCATAATTCGGACCGCCGGGGCGCTGCGCCACGATCACGTTCACGCCGGAATCGCGCAGGTTCTGGGCATGGGCATGACCCTGGCTGCCATAGCCGATGATGGCAACGGTCTTGTCCTTGAGAAATTTCAGATCAGCATCCTTTTCGTAATACACTTTCATGGGATTCTCTCCTCATATACGTTTTGCCACGCGTGGCCGCGTTGTTTGGGGGTGAACTATATGCCAAAAGGCAACCACCGGGACCGGACCAGCAGCCCGGACCCGTGGAAACAAAAGGGATGGCCCGCTATAGGCTGCTCTGCATGGCCCGCATCATGGCTACATTGCCGGTACGGGCTATCTCCTTGATGCCGAAACGGGTAAGCAGATTGATCAGTGCGGTGATCTTGCCCTGATCGCCAGTCACTTCAATGGTCAGTTCGTCGGGACTCACGTCCACGACCTTGCACCGGAAGATATCCACAATGCGGAGAATTTCCGCACGCTTGGAATCCTCGGCATTGACCTTGAGCAACACCATTTCACGGTCCACGGAATCCAGTTCCGTAAGATCGCGCACCTTGACGGTGGGTACCAGCTTGCGAAGCTGCTTGACGATCTGCTCGATGATCTGGTCGTCGCCCTCGGCAACGATGGTCATGAGGGAAACGCCCTTTTCCAGAGTGGGCGCAACATTGAGGGACTCGATATTGAAGCCGCGGCCGCTGAACAGCCCGGCCACCCGGGACAGCACGCCGGGTTCGTTTTCAACCGTGACGGAAAGTGTGTGCTTGCTCATCGCCATTCTCCTACACCAGCAGCATTTCAGTCAGGGACGCACCAGCCGGAACCATGGGATACACGTTCTCCTCCCGGGCCACCCGGACATCCACGATGACCGGCTTGTCCAGAGCGAAGGCTTCGCGCAGGGTTGATTCCACGTCCTTTTTTTCCGTAATCCGGAACCCGGCGGCTCCGTAGGCTTCGGCCAGCTTCACGAAATCCGGCTGCGCGTCCATGCAGGTCTCGCAGTAGTTCCGGTCGTAAAACAGCTCCTGCCACTGCCGAACCATGCCGAGATAGCCGTTGTTGAGAATGACGATTTTCACAGGCAGCTTGTTGCAGACCACGGTCATCATTTCCTGAATGCACATCTGGATGGAGCCGTCACCGGCGATGTCGATGACGAGCTTGTCGCGAAACGCGCGCTGTGCGCCCATGGCTGCGGGAAACCCGTACCCCATGGTGCCAAGTCCGCCGGAGGTAAGCAGGGAATTCGGCCCCTTGAACTTGTAGAACTGGGCCGCCCACATCTGATTCTGCCCGACTTCCGTGGCAATGATCGCGTCACCCCTGGTGATCTCGTAAATCTTTTCCACCACATACTGCGGTTTGATGGAATCGCTTTCATCAATGTAGGTAAGCGGATGCTCCTGACTCCACTGCGTCACCTGATCAATCCAGTCGCGGCGCTTTTCACCGCAGTCGACCTGATCAAGGGAAGGTTTCAGCTCCCGTTTGAGCGCACCAAGCGCAGCCTTGCAATCCGCAACCAGCGGGACGTGCACGGACACGTTCTTCTGAATGGAAGTGGGGTCCACATCGATATGCACGATGGTGGCATGCGGGGCAAACGTGCTGATCTTGCCCGTGACGCGGTCGTCGAAACGCGAGCCAACGGCCAGAAGCAGATCGCAGTTGTTCACCGCCATGTTCGCGGCATAGGTGCCGTGCATGCCGAGCATGCCCAGCCACATGTCCCCTTCGCCCGGATACGCACCCAGTCCCATCAGGGTGGAGGTCACGGGAATCCTGAGGTTGTCCGCCAGCCAGACCAGCTCTTCGTGACTTCTGGAGGAAATAACGCCGCCGCCCGTGTAGAACAGCGGCCGTTCCGCCTTTCTGATCAGATCGGCGACCTTGCGCACCTGTCCGATGTGCGGTTTCACATTCGGATTGTAGCTGCGCATGTGCACTTCTTCGGGATACTCGAATTCGCACGAGGCGGTGATGACGTCCTTGGGCAAGTCCACCAGAACGGGACCGGGACGACCGGAGCGCGCCAGATAAAAGGCCTGCTTCACTGTACGCGCCAGGTCCTTGATGTCCTTGACCAGATAGTTGTGCTTGGTGCAGGGCCGGGTGATGCCCACGATGTCCACTTCCTGAAAGGCATCGTTGCCGATGAGCGGCGTGGGCACCTGCCCGGTAAAGACCACCACCGGAATGGAGTCTCCATACGCGGTGGCGATCCCGGTAACCGTATTCGTCGCACCGGGGCCGGAAGTGACCAGGCATACCCCTACATTGCCCGTTGCCCGGGCATAGCCGTCAGCCGCGTGAATCGCGCCCTGTTCGTGACGTACGAGAATATGCTCTACGGAAGAATTGGGAATTTCATCATAAATGTCGATGACTGCGCCGCCCGGAAAACCGAACACGACATCCACTCCCTCTTTTTCCAGACACTTCAAAAGGATCTGGGCCCCGGTCATTTCCATACTAAGCCTCCGTTTGTCGATACTTGTCCAACAAGGTCTGCAACTTGGTCTTGCCCGCCAGCTTCTTCTTCTTGAGTTCCTTGATTTCCTGCGTCTCGGTCGGGCTCAGGGCCGACTTGGATTCCATCTTGGCGAGCATCTTCTCAAAAGAGGTGTGCTGGTCCCATAGCGCCTTGAGTTCGGCGTCCTGGGACTGGTACCGCTCAATGATTTCAATGTCTCTGGCTTCCATGTACCGCTCCTTTGTTGAGGGTCACGCGGTGCCGACCGGAGGCAACAGCCTTTCCCAATCGGGTTCCACCGCCGCATTGACGGCCAGCCGCTTTCTGCGGTCAGTATGGCCTGTTTCAATTTCGATCTGGCGTTTTTTCAATCCTAATCGTTTTGCCACAAAAGCCACAAGTGCTTTGTTCGCCTTGTTGTCCACGGCAGGGGCGGAAAGCTTAATCTTTGCGCACCCCTGATACAAACCGGCGGGTCCATCCGTCTTGGATCCCGGTTGGACCCAAACGGCGACCCGCCACGTGCCGTTTCCGGCAAAATTCACGAATTCGTGCTGTATTGAAGAGGAAGTGTTCGTCATTCAGCTTTTTTCAGATACTTGAGCTTTGACTCCATTTCCTCGAACTTGTCACGTTCGGGGTCGCACCTTTCCAGCATTTCCATATGCGCCTGTAGTAGCCCCTTCAGTTGAATTTCGAACTGCGTGCGCTGGCGCTTGATGGACTCTATCTCCTCATGCAGTTGAGCAAGCCGGTTGTGACCCTTCTGCACCGTGGCATCGGCCTTGGTGCGAGCCTCGTCCAGAATGAGCTGGGCTTCCCTGGACGCCTGTACCTTGAGGTCGTCCACCATTTTCTGGGTACTCATGAGCGTATCGCGCAGGGTTTCGTCCCGCTGGCGATATTCGCTCACGGCCGATTCCAGCCGCTTGACCTTTTTTTTCAGGGATTTCTGGGTTTCCGCCGCATCTCCGAGCACCTCGGCGAGTTCAAGGAGGAACTGGTCCACCTCGAGCCGGGAGTACCCGAACATTCTGCGGGAAAACCGCTTGTTGAGAAGATCGATCTTGGAAAGCGTCACTTCTGCCCTCCTACATCATGGCTCCCGAACGAAGGGAAAATGCCAGTTGAGCCAGATTCCCCACGATCACGATCTCCGCGACCTTGATGACCAGCAGCACGACCACGGGAGTCAGGTCGAAGCCGCCCACAACCGCAAAGGGAATCCATTGGCGGATCTTGTAAAAGACAGGTTCGGTCATGGCCCGCAAAAAACGGACGATGGGATTGTACGGATCGGGATTCACCCAGGAAAGCAGGGCGGAAACAATGACAATCCAGAAATAGATATTCAACACTGCGCCGAGCACGAAAGCTGCGGCCTGAACAAGGGAACCCAGAACGGACATGAATCCTCCGCCTCGTTGTTTTCAGAGACTGCCTTCAAGACAGTAAATTTGCACACAGCCATTCACAAATCAAGTGCTAAATGATGCGTCCCGCCCCTTCGTATGCCCTATGCAGCAGTCGACGCAAAGTCCAGAAATCCGATATGTGCACGTCTGCATCAAGCAACTCGTCGCCATAGGCCCAGAAACGCACACCGGAATTCCGCGCAGTGCGCATGTCCACGGCAGTATCGCCGATGAAGGCGATCTCATGGGCTTCCACATTCAGCTTGGCCATGATCCGATGCATGCCCTCGGCATTGGGCTTGGGCCGCCGCACATCGGCGGAGGTGATGACCGGGTGGAAATACGGCTCCAGATCGAACTGGTTCAGAATCAGAGGCATGGTATCGGTACGGCTGGTGTTCACGGCCATGAGAAAGCCCGCGTCCCGCAGCCACCAGAGCAGTTCATGCAACCCGTCGGACAGCTTGAGATACGGAAGCAGGTCCTTGTAATGAAATCCTTCCTGAAATTTCCACGCATCCTCGAAACGGTCCTCGGGAGTGATGTATTCCAGCCCTTCCTTGTGGGTGTGGCTGTGCACATACACTTTTTCATCCGGAGTAAGCGGAGGCAGTCCCAGCGTCTCCTTGACCATCCCGTAATACCGCATGTTCGCGTCGTATGAATCGATCAGCACACCATCGCAATCAAACACTATGCACTTCAGGCCCTTGAGGCAGTCCAGCCGCATGAGGTCATTCAGTTGAATCACTCGTATCTCCTTGAAATCAATTCCTGTTAAACCAAAACAACTGTCATGTCGCGGAGCACATGGGGCATGCTCTTCGGCGCGCTTCTGCGACCGGCCAGTCTCCAGGCCGGAACCCGGGCGGTCTGCGCCCCTTCGGGCAGATCGTCTCCCGCAGCCGGGACAAACTCGATATCCATGTCCCGCCACTGGGATGCAACGGCTTCATCCGTGCACACAAGCACACTGTCTTCCGGCAGAAGAACCGCAAGCGCCTCGATCATGCGCTGCCAGGGCAGGTCCACGCGCAATCCGTCGGTAACGCCACCGGTGTGGCTCAATGCCTGCTCCACGTTCAGCACCTTTTCCTCGCGCCGATCCTCCTCGTCCATGCCGAGGGTCTCATCGAAAAACTTTCCCCATGACCGCTTCACGCCCTGTTCGATGCCCTGCAATTCCAGCATGCGTTCCTCGAAGGACCATGCCAGCACCAGAACGAACTGCGCTCTGGCCCGGGCCTCGTGCTCCGCCTTTTCCCCGGCATTGCCGGAAATCCGGTTGAGCAGCTCCTGCTGAATCGCACTGGCTCTGTCCTTTGCATAGAACTCCTCGGACGTCTGCACGCCGAAGTATGCCATTTCCGCAGGGTCCTTGAACTGTTCGCCAAAAGCCACACAGTCGCGAACCAGAGATTGCGCCGCGGCAGGATCAAGCGGCAGTCCCTCGGGCCGAAAACAGGCTTCGTTCCTGTCGGCAGTCAAGCCGGGATCAAAAAAAAGGGAGCCAGAAACGATCCGGTTCGTCAGCGTTCCCGGATGCATGGAAGGAAAATATATAAGCATGGTCCTCTCCTTGATCAAAAATCGAAAAAATCACCTGTCACCACAGGTTTGAAACGCCTGCACCGCCCCTCGCATCTCGGCAGCCGCAGCAGACACAGCCCATCCATGACAAAAGCGCAGGAAGGAGGACCGGCCCCGGGCGCATGTTCGAAATCATCGCACCCGTACTGTTCCTGAACGAGTCGCTCGAACCGACGCCGCCACAAGTCCGGCACCACGTCCTGATCCAGAGCGAACGCATCCACACGGCAAAGAAAATCGTCATAGGCGGCCTCCCAGTGCAAAAGGACCTTGCACCGCAACGCCTGATTGTATCCGGGATTCAACTCCTCTTCGTACAGGCAGCGCCCCCTTGCGTAATAAACGCATCCGAGCCCCGGCAAACGACAAAAATCACCCATATTCCCGAATCCTTCCGATTACGCGCCAACCCCTCAGAGAACTTCACCGCACACCGGCTTTTCATTGTTACGGAAGATGTATAGGCCGACTCCGCAATTGTAAAGCCCGGCCCCGGGAAACCGCCCGTGCCACGGCCTGCATCCTTGACCTTGAAGACGGCCGGGTGTATAGCGCAATCTGCTTTCCCTTTAAGACTTCTACCACTGGAGGACATATATGATCGGCGGCTTCGGCATCTGGGAACTGTTGATTATCCTCGTCATCGTGCTGCTTATCTTCGGTGCCAACAAACTGCCTGAAATCGGCGGCGGCATCGGAAAGGCCATCAGCAATTTCAAGCGGGCCACCAATGAGCCCGACGAAATCGACGTGACCCCGAAAAAAGATGAGGAAAAAAAGGAAGGCTAGTCCTCCCCCGTTCCAAGTCAATGAAAAAAGGCCCGCAAGCACATGCTTGCGGGCCTTTTTTTCATGCATTGAAGCAAATCAGCAGGTGCGGTCCTCGATGGGCTCGGCCATCATGGCGAAACCGCGCCGAAAATACAGAATGCCGGAAACAATGGTAAGCAGCCCGGTCACCCAGATGAGACTCTGCAGCAGCACGGGAAAGGAAAACATGAAGGTCTTTTCCAGCATGACATAGATCACGAGCAGAATCTGGGCCGTGGTCGTGAACTTGCTCGCCCAGATGGGTTGAATGCGCGACTTCACGTCCACGCCCCAAATCTGGAGAAAGACCAGCCCGCCGACAATGATCGCGTCCCGGCTCACGGCCAGAACCGCCAGCCATGTGGGAATCCAGCCCTGCAACGCAAGACAGATGAAGGAAGTCACGAGCAGGGTCTTGTCTGCCAACGGGTCGAGCATGGCTCCGAGCTGAGAGCGCTGGCGCAGCAGACGGGCCAGAAAACCGTCCAGAGCATCGGTCAGTCCCGCAATGGCGAACAGAGCCCACGCCAGATAGAAACGCTCGCTGGTATAGGCCACGACAAAAGCCGGCGTCAGCAGAATGCGGCTGGCGGTCAGCAGATTCGGAACGGTCCAAATCGAATCGCGGCTCATCATTGCCCCCCTACTTGTCCGCCTCCCGGACGATCTGATACCGCAACCCGCGCTCAGGCAGATAGGCATCCAGCCTGCGCTTCAGTCCCTCGGCATCCATGATGCGAAAACTCCAGCTCGCACCGACTCCGGAAGATTCCATGTCCATGTCCAGAAGATTCACGTCCCTGACAACGGAATCCCAGCCTCCGACCACTCGCTGAAACTCCAGCACGCCATCCGGGGAAAACCAGCCGGAAACCGCAAGCGTGGCACGGTCGGAACTTGCGGACCGAACCTCGGCCCTGTTGAAATGATGCGCCCACAAGGTAAACCAGAGGTTAGCCATATCCTTGTCCAGAGCAGTCCATTCCCGATCCGGAGTCATTAATTGGCCCCGGTAGAGATTTTCCGCCCCACGGGACAGGATGAACCGGAATCCGGCATTTTCCTGCGGAATGGCATTGGTCAGCACCAGCAGATTGTCCAGAGCAAGCGCCTCTTCCTCGGAAAGGTCCTCGGGCCGTTCCACGGTCACGGGCAACGGTACGGCCAATGTCTCCATGAATCCCATGCGAACGAGCCCGTCCCGCAGCACGGATTGATTGACCCGAACGTTCAGACGCAGAATCACGCCCGCCTCAAGAGCCTGAGAATAAATTACCTTGTATTCGCGGACATAGGCTCCGGCGCGCGGCAAAAGATACTGACGAAACAGTTCGCGCCGGGTCTCGTCCAGTTCTCCGGGAAGAATTTTCACGGCCTCGTCCAGCACGGCCTGGGCAAACCCCTCGTCAAGGGCCTGTCGGCGCAGTTGCATCTGCGACATGCCCTCTTCCATGGGCTTGAACACCCGAACCTCGGCGGCAAGCACGGTTCCGGCAAACACCAGAACCGCCATGACGGCAATCGAAACATGTTTCAGCATTCTCATCATTCCATTCCCTCCCCGGACTCCTCGGTCTCTTCAAGGGGGGCTGCCGGAGCATCGAGAACAATCACCACCCTGCACGTTTCCACAACCGGACCGGGCCGCATCAGGCCCTTGATCATATGGGCCATGGGCGTAGCCACCACCAGATCGGTTCGCCAGGAACCAAAGGCGCTGAGCGCCTTGACCATGAGCGGTCTGTCTCCCACGCGCTCCACCAGAGCACCTGGCTCCACGGTGTCGGCATAGGCCGCAATGCCGTGCCTCACGGCCGCGTCGCGACTCACGAGAAAGGCACCGTACACGCCTTCGCCGTCCTGCCCGTATATCACGGGGGCCAGAGCCGGGGTCACGTTCAGGCCCCGGGCGTCGACCACCAGTCCGGTATATCCGCCGGGCAGATAGCCCGCCGGTGCGGGTTCAACGGCGTCTTCCATGAACTGCTGTTCCAGCGAGGTGGAAAGTCGCGGCGGAATATTGCTCTGGAACGGCATGGTCGTGGGCAGCACGTACTGTGCGAGTTCCCCGCGCAGGGACTCGGAAACCCGGACCTCGGCAGGACCTTCCAGCGCGGAAGGCCGTTCAAGCGGCGAATTCTGCACCAGTCCGCGCAAGGCGGCGGCCAATTCGTCATTATCCGCCAGATACGCGCCAATGGTGCTTCGCGCATCAATACGAATGCCGAGGATGGTATCCAGAAGCTGCTTGCGGGCGCTGGTCGCGGCCTTGCGCACGGCAATGGCCGAGGCATGATCCGGATCGAACGCGTCCTCGGCAACCTCCAGCGGCTCCGCAACGCTCAGGCTGCCGTCGCCCCAGGCGATCGTTGCATTGCCCTGAGTCCGGACATATCCCTGAAATGCCTGCGCCCCGGGGGCCAGGAACAGAAAACACGAAAGGAGTACAAATACTCTGAGGGCCATACAGCCACGAATCCTTTTTGAAATCAGACAGAGGGACCGAAGTGAAAACTATCCGCATGTATCCTGCTTGCGTGTTTTCCGCAAGGGTCGCCACGGTCCTTGCCCCGGCACCAGAGCGCGTGATAGCCTTCACGCATTGCGCCAACACACCAAGGAGCCAACATGCGCATCCATCTCATGCAACACGGCGTCTGCCTCCCGAAGGAACTCGACCCGCAGCAGCCACT
Above is a window of Pseudodesulfovibrio tunisiensis DNA encoding:
- the ilvC gene encoding ketol-acid reductoisomerase encodes the protein MKVYYEKDADLKFLKDKTVAIIGYGSQGHAHAQNLRDSGVNVIVAQRPGGPNYDLAKEHGFEPMSVADASKQADLIMILLPDQYQADVFRKDIQPNLVPGNAIAFGHGFNIHYQQITAPKGVDVMMIAPKGPGHLVRRTYTEGGAVPALVAVAQDESGKAMDIALAYAKGIGATRSGVIETTFREETETDLFGEQAVLCGGLTELCKAGFETLVEAGYQPEVAYFECLHELKLIIDLMYEGGMAKMRYSISDTAEFGDYVTGPRIITDETREEMRRVLKDIQQGRFARDFILDNQAGQVGLKTMRRVNAEHQIEEVGGRLREMMSWLKKD
- the ilvN gene encoding acetolactate synthase small subunit, with the translated sequence MSKHTLSVTVENEPGVLSRVAGLFSGRGFNIESLNVAPTLEKGVSLMTIVAEGDDQIIEQIVKQLRKLVPTVKVRDLTELDSVDREMVLLKVNAEDSKRAEILRIVDIFRCKVVDVSPDELTIEVTGDQGKITALINLLTRFGIKEIARTGNVAMMRAMQSSL
- the ilvB gene encoding biosynthetic-type acetolactate synthase large subunit encodes the protein MEMTGAQILLKCLEKEGVDVVFGFPGGAVIDIYDEIPNSSVEHILVRHEQGAIHAADGYARATGNVGVCLVTSGPGATNTVTGIATAYGDSIPVVVFTGQVPTPLIGNDAFQEVDIVGITRPCTKHNYLVKDIKDLARTVKQAFYLARSGRPGPVLVDLPKDVITASCEFEYPEEVHMRSYNPNVKPHIGQVRKVADLIRKAERPLFYTGGGVISSRSHEELVWLADNLRIPVTSTLMGLGAYPGEGDMWLGMLGMHGTYAANMAVNNCDLLLAVGSRFDDRVTGKISTFAPHATIVHIDVDPTSIQKNVSVHVPLVADCKAALGALKRELKPSLDQVDCGEKRRDWIDQVTQWSQEHPLTYIDESDSIKPQYVVEKIYEITRGDAIIATEVGQNQMWAAQFYKFKGPNSLLTSGGLGTMGYGFPAAMGAQRAFRDKLVIDIAGDGSIQMCIQEMMTVVCNKLPVKIVILNNGYLGMVRQWQELFYDRNYCETCMDAQPDFVKLAEAYGAAGFRITEKKDVESTLREAFALDKPVIVDVRVAREENVYPMVPAGASLTEMLLV
- a CDS encoding DUF465 domain-containing protein, which encodes MEARDIEIIERYQSQDAELKALWDQHTSFEKMLAKMESKSALSPTETQEIKELKKKKLAGKTKLQTLLDKYRQTEA
- a CDS encoding DUF167 domain-containing protein, with the protein product MTNTSSSIQHEFVNFAGNGTWRVAVWVQPGSKTDGPAGLYQGCAKIKLSAPAVDNKANKALVAFVAKRLGLKKRQIEIETGHTDRRKRLAVNAAVEPDWERLLPPVGTA
- a CDS encoding DivIVA domain-containing protein, which gives rise to MTLSKIDLLNKRFSRRMFGYSRLEVDQFLLELAEVLGDAAETQKSLKKKVKRLESAVSEYRQRDETLRDTLMSTQKMVDDLKVQASREAQLILDEARTKADATVQKGHNRLAQLHEEIESIKRQRTQFEIQLKGLLQAHMEMLERCDPERDKFEEMESKLKYLKKAE
- a CDS encoding YggT family protein, with the translated sequence MSVLGSLVQAAAFVLGAVLNIYFWIVIVSALLSWVNPDPYNPIVRFLRAMTEPVFYKIRQWIPFAVVGGFDLTPVVVLLVIKVAEIVIVGNLAQLAFSLRSGAMM
- a CDS encoding HAD family hydrolase, which encodes MIQLNDLMRLDCLKGLKCIVFDCDGVLIDSYDANMRYYGMVKETLGLPPLTPDEKVYVHSHTHKEGLEYITPEDRFEDAWKFQEGFHYKDLLPYLKLSDGLHELLWWLRDAGFLMAVNTSRTDTMPLILNQFDLEPYFHPVITSADVRRPKPNAEGMHRIMAKLNVEAHEIAFIGDTAVDMRTARNSGVRFWAYGDELLDADVHISDFWTLRRLLHRAYEGAGRII
- a CDS encoding twin-arginine translocase TatA/TatE family subunit, coding for MIGGFGIWELLIILVIVLLIFGANKLPEIGGGIGKAISNFKRATNEPDEIDVTPKKDEEKKEG
- a CDS encoding CDP-alcohol phosphatidyltransferase family protein translates to MSRDSIWTVPNLLTASRILLTPAFVVAYTSERFYLAWALFAIAGLTDALDGFLARLLRQRSQLGAMLDPLADKTLLVTSFICLALQGWIPTWLAVLAVSRDAIIVGGLVFLQIWGVDVKSRIQPIWASKFTTTAQILLVIYVMLEKTFMFSFPVLLQSLIWVTGLLTIVSGILYFRRGFAMMAEPIEDRTC